The Neodiprion fabricii isolate iyNeoFabr1 chromosome 4, iyNeoFabr1.1, whole genome shotgun sequence genome window below encodes:
- the LOC124179654 gene encoding paired amphipathic helix protein Sin3b isoform X5: MKRTRGVDEVASAAAAAALKHSSGGAGGGGIGGGGGLEVGENIDYRPNSGLAIGIGPGQPIRPITSKEMPGSIQFGAVQAQQQYPVAVVMPTPAPSSVKVHSGSTTPPTPTAPGSSLSGGAQQFQRLKVEDALHYLDQVKYKFNNQPQVYNDFLDIMKEFKSQSIDTPGVIKRVSNLFKGHPQLIVGFNTFLPPGYKIEVQADEQGYAFQVSVSMPSPTATHTPTLSHHCTGNVGSPPIASPPTQPAKAPSVLQIMQGSGSIHHAIGNNIPNNSLTVHAPSSPPVQSYNNSHISTAQAQAAVSQALSQAQDGTPNSGQTQQSQPVEFNHAINYVNKIKNRFQGQPEKYKRFLEILHTYQKEQRNLKESGHMVSGGGAAVGGGSGKHLTEAEVYSQVAKLFENQEDLLAEFGQFLPDATNQQSALSAMFQSNKGGAVNDHSAIVKKPLGLKALYNSSGNIPREHRESGSLSGVERDNRDHRERDRERGVGARDLNSGQKFGHSTGQLKRSPSFSTSGTTGNSHHTQHGQPPSKKHKMATLRDVTFADAGKYGSLNDYAFFDKVRKALRSQEVYENFLRCLVLFNQEIVSKTELIQLVTPFLGRFPELLRWFKDFLGHSPDSSTSMSTTTGGLNVETLPNNVVRSHQDRPQGDLAMEIDYSTCKRLGASYCALPKSYVQPKCTGRTQLCKEVLNDTWVSFPTWSEDSTFVTSRKTQYEEFIYRCEDERFELDGVIETNAATIRVLEGVHKKMSRMSSEEIQKFRLDDCLGGCSPTIHQRALRRIYGDKAADIIDGLKKNPVVAVPVVLRRLKSKEEEWREAQKGFNKIWREQNEKYYLKSLDHQCINFKQNDVKALRSKSLFNEIETLYDERHEQADDSNAEAQGGGGPHMVLAYKDKSVLDDAANLLIHHVKRQTAIHKEDKQQIKLLLKHFIPDLFFHPRQELSDDERDEDDEKEDIDSPACSSSHISSLTITSGGLHGSRNKAVASPNFSSAHVKSDPDLKPPSHALSADPEEAYTLFMGSNNWYLFLRLHQILCERLTKMYERAVALAEEESRYKQQRKESTAVALRLKPKNEIEIEDYYPAFLDMVKNVLDGNMESTAYEDTLREMFGIHAYIAFTLDKVVTYAVRQLQHLVSDPTCQQCMELFQREQRQPKESSGAGGLCATAYLRLGAETAYQRKAERAMTDENCFKIHIYKKDCKITMELLDTESEDTTEGGCRDRESERERQREGISSAEKWSTYVERYPAPLGQTSPKDIPTSVDNDAAANHPVSSDQAGRGGRGRKRKNADINKKV; this comes from the exons ATGAAACGTACTCGTGGGGTGGACGAGGTAGCatcggcagcagcagcagcagcgttGAAACATTCATCGGGAGGTGCAGGAGGAGGTGGCATAGGTGGTGGGGGCGGGTTAGAAGTCGGAGAGAACATAGACTACCGTCCTAACAGTGGTTTGGCCATTGGAATTGGGCCTGGTCAGCCAATTAGGCCGATAACTTCCAAGGAGATGCCAGGCAGCATCCAGTTTGGCGCCGTTCAGGCGCAACAGCAATACCCAGTAGCCGTAGTAATGCCTACTCCTGCCCCTTCCAGTGTAAAG GTGCATTCTGGTAGCACAACACCGCCTACGCCCACGGCTCCAGGGAGCAGCTTGAGCGGAGGGGCGCAACAGTTCCAAAGATTGAAGGTTGAAGATGCTCTGCATTACCTCGATCAAGTCAAATACAAGTTCAACAATCAACCGCAG GTGTACAATGACTTCTTGGATATCATGAAAGAGTTCAAGTCTCAGAGCATAGACACACCAGGTGTTATTAAGAGAGTCAGCAACCTTTTCAAGGGACATCCCCAGCTCATAGTTGGCTTCAATACGTTTTTACCACCTGGTTATAAAATAGAAGTACAAGCCGACGAACAGGGATACGCTTTCCAAGTATCGGTTAGTATGCCTAGTCCGACTGCTACGCATACCCCAACATTATCTCATCACTGCACAGGCAATGTTGGTTCACCACCCATTGCCAGTCCGCCTACTCAGCCGGCCAAGGCTCCATCCGTCCTTCAAATCATGCAAGG ATCTGGCAGCATACACCACGCCATTGGAAATAACATTCCAAACAATAGCTTAACCGTTCATGCTCCGTCATCACCGCCGGTCCAATCGTACAACAATTCGCACATAAGCACGGCTCAAGCCCAAGCTGCTGTCAGTCAAGCTTTGAGCCAGGCACAAGATGGTACACCGAATAGTGGTCAGACGCAGCAAAGTCAACCTGTGGAATTCAATCATGCCATCAATTACGTGAACAAGATTAAG AATCGATTCCAAGGTCAGCCTGAAAAGTATAAGCGATTTTTGGAGATTTTGCATACCTATCAAAAGGAACAACGCAACTTAAAAGAATCCGGTCATATGGTAAGTGGAGGAGGAGCAGCTGTCGGAGGAGGAAGTGGGAAACATTTAACAGAGGCAGAGGTCTACAGTCAAGTCGctaaactttttgaaaatcaagaaGATCTCCTCGCTGAGTTTGGACAATTTTTGCCTGATGCTACGAACCAACAAAGTGCCCTG TCTGCTATGTTCCAGAGTAACAAAGGTGGGGCGGTTAACGATCATTCGGCGATCGTTAAAAAACCCCTAGGATTGAAAGCGTTGTACAACAGTTCAGGGAACATACCTAGAGAACACAGAGAAAGCGGAAGCTTAAGCGGAGTAGAACGAGACAACAGAGATCATAGAGAGAGGGACCGGGAGAGAGGGGTGGGAGCCAGGGATTTGAATAGCGGTCAGAAGTTTGGTCATAGCACCGGTCAGCTGAAAAGAAGTCCGTCCTTTTCAACATCGGGAACCACTGGCAATTCGCATCACACTCAACACGGTCAGCCACCATCAAAAAAGCACAAAATGGCTACGCTGAGAGATGTGACATTCGCCGATGCTGGAAAATATGGAAGCCTTAACGATTATGCCTTTTTCGATAAA GTGCGGAAGGCCCTAAGATCGCAAGAAGTCTATGAGAATTTCTTACGCTGTTTGGTTCTGTTCAATCAAGAAATCGTGTCCAAGACAGAACTCATACAATTGGTAACACCGTTCTTGGGCAGATTCCCAGAACTATTGCGATGGTTTAAAGATTTCTTGGGTCACTCTCCGGACTCCTCAACTTCTATGTCCACTACAACCGGTGGTTTGAACGTCGAAACGCTTCCTAACAATGTCGTCAGAAGTCACCAAGACCGTCCCCAAGGAGATTTGGCTATGGAAATAGATTACTCCACTTGCAAACGGCTCGGCGCATCCTATTGTGCGTTACCTAAATCGTACGTTCAGCCTAAATGCACCGGTAGGACGCAATTGTGTAAAGAGGTGTTGAACGATACGTGGGTATCTTTCCCAACATGGTCTGAAGACAGTACCTTTGTTACTTCAAG AAAAACTCAGTATGAAGAGTTCATATACCGCTGTGAGGACGAACGGTTTGAACTGGACGGTGTTATAGAAACAAACGCAGCGACGATTCGAGTCCTGGAAGGTGTGCACAAGAAAATGAGTAGGATGAGCTCGGAGGAGATACAAAAGTTCAGATTAGATGATTGTCTGGGAGGCTGTTCGCCGACAATACACCAGAGAGCTCTGAGGAGGATATACGGTGACAAGGCTGCGGACATTATTGAcgggttgaagaaaaatcctgTTGTTGCGGTGCCGGTCGTCCTTAGGAGGCTTAAAAGCAAGGAGGAGGAATGGAGAGAAGCTCAAAAAGGgttcaataaaatatggagAGAACAAAACGAAAAGTACTATTTGAAATCCTTGGATCACCagtgtataaatttcaaacaaaatgaTGTCAAGGCGCTCAGATCGAAAAGTCTcttcaatgaaattgaaacacTTTACGATGAG AGGCATGAGCAAGCAGACGACAGTAATGCAGAGGCACAAGGGGGAGGTGGTCCACATATGGTGCTGGCATACAAAGACAAGTCCGTACTCGATGACGCAGCCAATCTCCTAATTCATCACGTGAAGAGACAGACAGCTATTCACAAGGAAGACAAGCAACAGATAAAGTTGCTTCTAAAGCACTTTATCCCTGacctattttttcatccacgaCAAGAACTGAGCGACGATGAGCGCGACGAAGATG ATGAAAAAGAGGACATAGACTCACCTGCGTGTAGCAGCTCTCATATATCGTCGTTGACGATAACATCTGGTGGTCTTCACGGGAGTAGAAACAAAGCAGTGGCTTCACCCAACTTTTCTTCTGCACACGTGAAAAGTGATCCAGATCTAAAACCTCCCTCCCATGCCTTATCCGCCGATCCCGAAGAGGCGTACACCCTGTTCATGGGCAGTAACAACTGGTACCTTTTTCTGAGGTTACATCAAATTCTGTGCGAGAGGTTAACAAAGATGTACGAAAGAGCGGTTGCCTTGGCTGAAGAAGAATCCAGATACAAACAACAACGAAAGGAGAGCACAGCGGTTGCATTGAGATTAAAACCAAAAA atgaaatagaaatagaGGATTATTATCCAGCGTTCTTGGACATGGTGAAGAATGTTTTAGATGGCAACATGGAAAGCACAGCGTACGAAGATACGCTACGTGAAATGTTCGGCATCCACGCGTATATTGCCTTTACTTTGGATAAGGTGGTCACATATGCTGTAAGACAA TTGCAGCATTTGGTTTCTGATCCAACGTGTCAGCAGTGCATGGAGTTATTCCAACGAGAACAAAGGCAGCCAAAGGAAAGTAGCGGAGCTGGTGGTTTGTGCGCCACTGCCTATCTGAGGCTAGGAGCAGAAACCGCCTACCAACGTAAAGCAGAGAGAGCTATGACTGATGagaattgtttcaaaatacataTT TACAAAAAAGACTGCAAAATAACAATGGAGCTGCTAGACACTGAAAGTGAAGACACGACGGAGGGCGGATGCAGGGACCGAGAGAGCGAAAGAGAACGGCAGAGAGAGGGTATAAGTTCGGCAGAAAAATGGTCGACCTACGTGGAGAGATACCCCGCTCCTCTTGGCCAGACAAGTCCAAAGGACATTCCTACCTCTGTAGACAACGACGCGGCAGCCAATCATCCTGTGAGTAGCGACCAGGCAGGAAGGGGGGGCAGGGGCAGAAAGCGCAAGAACGCTGATATTAACAAGAAGGTATAG
- the LOC124179654 gene encoding paired amphipathic helix protein Sin3b isoform X6, protein MKRTRGVDEVASAAAAAALKHSSGGAGGGGIGGGGGLEVGENIDYRPNSGLAIGIGPGQPIRPITSKEMPGSIQFGAVQAQQQYPVAVVMPTPAPSSVKVHSGSTTPPTPTAPGSSLSGGAQQFQRLKVEDALHYLDQVKYKFNNQPQVYNDFLDIMKEFKSQSIDTPGVIKRVSNLFKGHPQLIVGFNTFLPPGYKIEVQADEQGYAFQVSVSMPSPTATHTPTLSHHCTGNVGSPPIASPPTQPAKAPSVLQIMQGSGSIHHAIGNNIPNNSLTVHAPSSPPVQSYNNSHISTAQAQAAVSQALSQAQDGTPNSGQTQQSQPVEFNHAINYVNKIKNRFQGQPEKYKRFLEILHTYQKEQRNLKESGHMVSGGGAAVGGGSGKHLTEAEVYSQVAKLFENQEDLLAEFGQFLPDATNQQSALSAMFQSNKGGAVNDHSAIVKKPLGLKALYNSSGNIPREHRESGSLSGVERDNRDHRERDRERGVGARDLNSGQKFGHSTGQLKRSPSFSTSGTTGNSHHTQHGQPPSKKHKMATLRDVTFADAGKYGSLNDYAFFDKVRKALRSQEVYENFLRCLVLFNQEIVSKTELIQLVTPFLGRFPELLRWFKDFLGHSPDSSTSMSTTTGGLNVETLPNNVVRSHQDRPQGDLAMEIDYSTCKRLGASYCALPKSYVQPKCTGRTQLCKEVLNDTWVSFPTWSEDSTFVTSRKTQYEEFIYRCEDERFELDGVIETNAATIRVLEGVHKKMSRMSSEEIQKFRLDDCLGGCSPTIHQRALRRIYGDKAADIIDGLKKNPVVAVPVVLRRLKSKEEEWREAQKGFNKIWREQNEKYYLKSLDHQCINFKQNDVKALRSKSLFNEIETLYDERHEQADDSNAEAQGGGGPHMVLAYKDKSVLDDAANLLIHHVKRQTAIHKEDKQQIKLLLKHFIPDLFFHPRQELSDDERDEDDEKEDIDSPACSSSHISSLTITSGGLHGSRNKAVASPNFSSAHVKSDPDLKPPSHALSADPEEAYTLFMGSNNWYLFLRLHQILCERLTKMYERAVALAEEESRYKQQRKESTAVALRLKPKNEIEIEDYYPAFLDMVKNVLDGNMESTAYEDTLREMFGIHAYIAFTLDKVVTYAVRQLQHLVSDPTCQQCMELFQREQRQPKESSGAGGLCATAYLRLGAETAYQRKAERAMTDENCFKIHIYKKDCKITMELLDTESEDTTEGGCRDRESERERQREGISSAEKWSTYVERYPAPLGQTSPKDIPTSVDNDAAANHPFAFIWAPRIISVSNCWEG, encoded by the exons ATGAAACGTACTCGTGGGGTGGACGAGGTAGCatcggcagcagcagcagcagcgttGAAACATTCATCGGGAGGTGCAGGAGGAGGTGGCATAGGTGGTGGGGGCGGGTTAGAAGTCGGAGAGAACATAGACTACCGTCCTAACAGTGGTTTGGCCATTGGAATTGGGCCTGGTCAGCCAATTAGGCCGATAACTTCCAAGGAGATGCCAGGCAGCATCCAGTTTGGCGCCGTTCAGGCGCAACAGCAATACCCAGTAGCCGTAGTAATGCCTACTCCTGCCCCTTCCAGTGTAAAG GTGCATTCTGGTAGCACAACACCGCCTACGCCCACGGCTCCAGGGAGCAGCTTGAGCGGAGGGGCGCAACAGTTCCAAAGATTGAAGGTTGAAGATGCTCTGCATTACCTCGATCAAGTCAAATACAAGTTCAACAATCAACCGCAG GTGTACAATGACTTCTTGGATATCATGAAAGAGTTCAAGTCTCAGAGCATAGACACACCAGGTGTTATTAAGAGAGTCAGCAACCTTTTCAAGGGACATCCCCAGCTCATAGTTGGCTTCAATACGTTTTTACCACCTGGTTATAAAATAGAAGTACAAGCCGACGAACAGGGATACGCTTTCCAAGTATCGGTTAGTATGCCTAGTCCGACTGCTACGCATACCCCAACATTATCTCATCACTGCACAGGCAATGTTGGTTCACCACCCATTGCCAGTCCGCCTACTCAGCCGGCCAAGGCTCCATCCGTCCTTCAAATCATGCAAGG ATCTGGCAGCATACACCACGCCATTGGAAATAACATTCCAAACAATAGCTTAACCGTTCATGCTCCGTCATCACCGCCGGTCCAATCGTACAACAATTCGCACATAAGCACGGCTCAAGCCCAAGCTGCTGTCAGTCAAGCTTTGAGCCAGGCACAAGATGGTACACCGAATAGTGGTCAGACGCAGCAAAGTCAACCTGTGGAATTCAATCATGCCATCAATTACGTGAACAAGATTAAG AATCGATTCCAAGGTCAGCCTGAAAAGTATAAGCGATTTTTGGAGATTTTGCATACCTATCAAAAGGAACAACGCAACTTAAAAGAATCCGGTCATATGGTAAGTGGAGGAGGAGCAGCTGTCGGAGGAGGAAGTGGGAAACATTTAACAGAGGCAGAGGTCTACAGTCAAGTCGctaaactttttgaaaatcaagaaGATCTCCTCGCTGAGTTTGGACAATTTTTGCCTGATGCTACGAACCAACAAAGTGCCCTG TCTGCTATGTTCCAGAGTAACAAAGGTGGGGCGGTTAACGATCATTCGGCGATCGTTAAAAAACCCCTAGGATTGAAAGCGTTGTACAACAGTTCAGGGAACATACCTAGAGAACACAGAGAAAGCGGAAGCTTAAGCGGAGTAGAACGAGACAACAGAGATCATAGAGAGAGGGACCGGGAGAGAGGGGTGGGAGCCAGGGATTTGAATAGCGGTCAGAAGTTTGGTCATAGCACCGGTCAGCTGAAAAGAAGTCCGTCCTTTTCAACATCGGGAACCACTGGCAATTCGCATCACACTCAACACGGTCAGCCACCATCAAAAAAGCACAAAATGGCTACGCTGAGAGATGTGACATTCGCCGATGCTGGAAAATATGGAAGCCTTAACGATTATGCCTTTTTCGATAAA GTGCGGAAGGCCCTAAGATCGCAAGAAGTCTATGAGAATTTCTTACGCTGTTTGGTTCTGTTCAATCAAGAAATCGTGTCCAAGACAGAACTCATACAATTGGTAACACCGTTCTTGGGCAGATTCCCAGAACTATTGCGATGGTTTAAAGATTTCTTGGGTCACTCTCCGGACTCCTCAACTTCTATGTCCACTACAACCGGTGGTTTGAACGTCGAAACGCTTCCTAACAATGTCGTCAGAAGTCACCAAGACCGTCCCCAAGGAGATTTGGCTATGGAAATAGATTACTCCACTTGCAAACGGCTCGGCGCATCCTATTGTGCGTTACCTAAATCGTACGTTCAGCCTAAATGCACCGGTAGGACGCAATTGTGTAAAGAGGTGTTGAACGATACGTGGGTATCTTTCCCAACATGGTCTGAAGACAGTACCTTTGTTACTTCAAG AAAAACTCAGTATGAAGAGTTCATATACCGCTGTGAGGACGAACGGTTTGAACTGGACGGTGTTATAGAAACAAACGCAGCGACGATTCGAGTCCTGGAAGGTGTGCACAAGAAAATGAGTAGGATGAGCTCGGAGGAGATACAAAAGTTCAGATTAGATGATTGTCTGGGAGGCTGTTCGCCGACAATACACCAGAGAGCTCTGAGGAGGATATACGGTGACAAGGCTGCGGACATTATTGAcgggttgaagaaaaatcctgTTGTTGCGGTGCCGGTCGTCCTTAGGAGGCTTAAAAGCAAGGAGGAGGAATGGAGAGAAGCTCAAAAAGGgttcaataaaatatggagAGAACAAAACGAAAAGTACTATTTGAAATCCTTGGATCACCagtgtataaatttcaaacaaaatgaTGTCAAGGCGCTCAGATCGAAAAGTCTcttcaatgaaattgaaacacTTTACGATGAG AGGCATGAGCAAGCAGACGACAGTAATGCAGAGGCACAAGGGGGAGGTGGTCCACATATGGTGCTGGCATACAAAGACAAGTCCGTACTCGATGACGCAGCCAATCTCCTAATTCATCACGTGAAGAGACAGACAGCTATTCACAAGGAAGACAAGCAACAGATAAAGTTGCTTCTAAAGCACTTTATCCCTGacctattttttcatccacgaCAAGAACTGAGCGACGATGAGCGCGACGAAGATG ATGAAAAAGAGGACATAGACTCACCTGCGTGTAGCAGCTCTCATATATCGTCGTTGACGATAACATCTGGTGGTCTTCACGGGAGTAGAAACAAAGCAGTGGCTTCACCCAACTTTTCTTCTGCACACGTGAAAAGTGATCCAGATCTAAAACCTCCCTCCCATGCCTTATCCGCCGATCCCGAAGAGGCGTACACCCTGTTCATGGGCAGTAACAACTGGTACCTTTTTCTGAGGTTACATCAAATTCTGTGCGAGAGGTTAACAAAGATGTACGAAAGAGCGGTTGCCTTGGCTGAAGAAGAATCCAGATACAAACAACAACGAAAGGAGAGCACAGCGGTTGCATTGAGATTAAAACCAAAAA atgaaatagaaatagaGGATTATTATCCAGCGTTCTTGGACATGGTGAAGAATGTTTTAGATGGCAACATGGAAAGCACAGCGTACGAAGATACGCTACGTGAAATGTTCGGCATCCACGCGTATATTGCCTTTACTTTGGATAAGGTGGTCACATATGCTGTAAGACAA TTGCAGCATTTGGTTTCTGATCCAACGTGTCAGCAGTGCATGGAGTTATTCCAACGAGAACAAAGGCAGCCAAAGGAAAGTAGCGGAGCTGGTGGTTTGTGCGCCACTGCCTATCTGAGGCTAGGAGCAGAAACCGCCTACCAACGTAAAGCAGAGAGAGCTATGACTGATGagaattgtttcaaaatacataTT TACAAAAAAGACTGCAAAATAACAATGGAGCTGCTAGACACTGAAAGTGAAGACACGACGGAGGGCGGATGCAGGGACCGAGAGAGCGAAAGAGAACGGCAGAGAGAGGGTATAAGTTCGGCAGAAAAATGGTCGACCTACGTGGAGAGATACCCCGCTCCTCTTGGCCAGACAAGTCCAAAGGACATTCCTACCTCTGTAGACAACGACGCGGCAGCCAATCATCCT TTTGCATTCATTTGGGCACCCCGAATAATTTCTGTGTCAAACTGCTGGGAAGGGTGA